Proteins from one Mugil cephalus isolate CIBA_MC_2020 chromosome 15, CIBA_Mcephalus_1.1, whole genome shotgun sequence genomic window:
- the tcerg1b gene encoding transcription elongation regulator 1 isoform X4, with amino-acid sequence MADQAESESIGFSDNRMAQQAVRFRGPAPAPAPAPAPTQTPVLRGPPPLLRPPPPPFGMMRGPPPRPPFARPPFDHNMPPMPPPGGMPPPMGPPHLQRPPFLPPPIGNMPPPPGMLFPPGMPPVPASGNPALNPTEEIWVENKTSEGKAYYYNARTRESSWSKPDGVKIIQQSELNPLLVGGGGGSGASAGVTVAASSSSVNTTASTAASPTQAPSTTPSSTLASSADSITTHSPSQNVTMAATVVADLTPVATVTSTVPVSPVTVVTVSTVPSPVTALPHSVAQPTAAIPAFPPVMVPPFRVPLPGMHIPLPGMLPGMGPPLVSMMHPQLALSAAPASMAGSLQLPEWSEYKTADGKTYYYNNRTLESTWEKPQAVLEKEKEAEKAKERLAQAEAEAMEMEDEENKAEAANNDKETKEEEMTEEEKAAQKARPIATNPIPGTPWCVVWTGDDRVFFYNPTTRLSMWDRPEELVGRSDVDKHIQEPPHKRGLEDGKKTGINKEEPELSIATEESLDEEPSKAKKRKKEEIKEADTEKEAAMEAELRAARERAIVPLEARMTQFREMLLERGVSAFSTWDKELHKIVFDPRYLLLNPKERKQVFDQYVKTRAEEERKEKKNKLMQAKDEFRRMMEEAKLTPRTTFSEFAVKHGRDPRFKTIEKMKDREAIFIEFITAMRKREKEDSKSRGEKVKQDFFDLLSDQHIEGGQRWSKVKERLETDPRYKAVDSSALREELYKQFMEKQAKNVDIEKEREMERQARIEASLREREREVQKARSEQTKEIDREREQHKREEAIQHFKALMSDMVRSSDATWSDTRRNLRKDHRWESASLLEREEKEKLFNEHVEALAKKKKEHFRQLLDETSMITLTTTWKEVKKVIKEDPRCIKFSSSDRKRQREFEDYIKDKYITAKADFRTLLKETKFITYRSRKLIQESEQHFKDVEKILQNDKRYLVLECVPEERRKLIMYYIEDLDRRGPPPPPTASEPTRRSTK; translated from the exons ATGGCGGACCAGGCGGAGAGCGAGTCTATCGGGTTCAGCGACAACAG AATGGCGCAGCAGGCAGTGCGGTTCCGCGGTCCTGCTCCTGCGCCTGCGCCAGCACCCGCACCCACCCAGACCCCAGTGTTGCGTGGCCCGCCGCCACTCCTTAGGCCACCGCCGCCTCCTTTTGGGATGATGAGGGGCCCCCCGCCACGTCCCCCGTTTGCACGTCCACCCTTCGACCACAACATGCCGCCCATGCCACCACCCGGAGGCATGCCACCGCCGATGGGACCTCCTCACCTACAG agacCTCcgttccttcctcctcccattGGTAACATGCCGCCTCCTCCGGGGATGCTGTTTCCTCCTGGAATGCCTCCCGTTCCTGCATCTGGAAACCCAGCACTCAACCCTACAGAAGAGATCTGGGTGGAGAACAAGACGTCGGAGGGAAAG gcATATTACTACAACGCCAGGACCAGAGAGTCCTCATGGAGTAAACCAGATGGTGTGAAGATCATCCAGCAGTCTGAGCTCAACCCTCTTCTTGTAGGGGGCGGTGGAGGTTCGGGTGCTAGTGCTGGGGTGACTGTAGCTGCCAGCTCAAGCAGCGTCAACACTACAGCCAGCACAGCAGCCTCGCCCACTCAGGCCCCGTCCACTACCCCCTCCAGTACACTCGCCTCCAGTGCAGACTCCATAACAACCCACTCCCCATCCCAGAATGTGACCATGGCAG ccacagttgTAGCAGACCTCACCCCTGTTGCCACAGTGACCTCAACTGTTCCTGTGTCCCCGGTCACCGTGGTGACTGTTTCCACGGTGCCATCGCCTGTCA CAGCCCTGCCTCACAGTGTGGCCCAGCCGACCGCAGCCATACCTGCCTTCCCCCCTGTCATGGTGCCACCTTTCAGGGTGCCTTTGCCAGGCATGCACATCCCTCTACCAG GCATGCTTCCTGGTATGGGCCCGCCTTTAGTTTCCATGATGCACCCTCAGCTGGCGCTGTCTGCAGCTCCTGCCTCCATGGCTGGATCTCTGCAGCTCCCCGAGTGGTCCGAGTACAAAACAGCCGATGGGAAAACGTACTACTACAACAACCGGACGCTGGAGTCCACCTGGGAGAAACCGCAGGCTGTTCTGGAGAAAG aaaaagaagcagaaaaggcCAAGGAGCGCCTCGCCCAGGCCGAAGCTGAGGCgatggagatggaggatgaagaaaacaaagcagaagcCGCTAATAACGACAAGGAG ACTAAGGAAGAAGAGATGACGGAGGAGGAAAAGGCAGCTCAGAAAGCCCGGCCCATAGCCACAAACCCCATCCCCGGCACACCATG GTGTGTGGTTTGGACGGGTGACGATCGCGTGTTCTTCTACAACCCAACGACGCGGCTTTCCATGTGGGACCGGCCCGAGGAGCTGGTCGGTCGATCTGACGTCGACAAGCACATTCAGGAGCCGCCGCACAAGAGAGGTCTGGAGGACGGCAAGAAGACAG GCATCAATAAGGAGGAGCCAGAACTATCAATCGCTACTGAAGAGAGTCTGGACGAGGAGCCAAGCAAAGCCAAAAAGAGGAA GAAGGAGGAAATCAAAGAGGCCGACACGGAGAAGGAGGCAGCGATGGAGGCAGAGCTCAGAGCTGCCAGAGAAAGAGCGATAGTGCCTCTGGAGGCCAGGATGACGCAGTTCAGAGAAATGCTGCTGGAGAGAGGG GTGTCTGCGTTCTCAACGTGGGACAAGGAGCTTCATAAGATTGTGTTTGACCCACGTTACCTTCTCCTCAACCCAAAAGAACGGAAACAG GTGTTTGATCAGTATGTGAAGACGCGAgcggaggaggaaaggaaggagaagaagaacaagctgATGCAGGCCAAAGACGAGTTCAggaggatgatggaggaggcGAAGCTCACGCCCAG AACAACATTTAGTGAATTTGCCGTGAAGCACGGCCGAGATCCGCGGTTTAAGACGATCGAGAAGATGAAGGACAGGGAGGCTATTTTCATCGAATTCATCACTGCCatgaggaagagggagaaagaggactCCAAATCCAGAGGAGAGAAG GTGAAGCAAGACTTTTTCGACCTCCTGAGTGACCAGCACATCGAGGGAGGTCAGCGGTGGAGTAAAGTGAAGGAGAGGCTAGAGACGGATCCGCGGTACAAGGCCGTGGACAGCTCCGCACTCCGAGAAGAACTTTACAAACAGTTCATGGAAAAACAAGCCAAG AACGTGGACATCGAAAAGGAGCGAGAGATGGAGCGGCAGGCTCGTATCGAGGCCAGTCTCAGAGAGCGGGAGCGGGAGGTGCAGAAGGCCCGGTCTGAGCAGACCAAAGAGATCGACCGAGAGAGGGAGCAGCACAAGAGGGAGGAGGCCATCCAGCATTTCAAAGCTCTCATGTCCGATATG GTACGTTCTTCGGATGCAACGTGGTCAGACACACGTCGCAACCTGCGGAAGGACCATCGCTGGGAGTCGGCGTCGCTcctggagagggaggagaaggagaagctgtTTAATGAACACGTAGAAGCTCtggccaagaagaagaaggaacatTTCAGGCAGCTGCTGGATGAGACCAGCATG ATCACACTGACAACGACAtggaaggaggtgaagaaggtCATCAAGGAGGATCCTCGCTGTATTAAATTCTCCTCCAGTGACAGA aagagaCAGCGGGAGTTTGAAGACTACATCAAAGACAAGTACATCACAGCCAAGGCTGACTTCAGAACTCTGCTAAAGGAGACCAAGTTCATCACATACAG GTCCAGAAAGCTGATCCAGGAGTCAGAGCAGCATTTTAAGGACGTGGAGAAGATTCTTCAGAACGACAAGCGGTACCTCGTCCTGGAGTGTGTCCCCGAGGAGCGCAGGAAGCTCATCATGTACTACATCGAAGACCTGGACCGCCGCGGCCCGCCGCCTCCCCCCACCGCATCTGAGCCCACCCGACGCTCCACCAAGTGA
- the tcerg1b gene encoding transcription elongation regulator 1 isoform X2, whose product MADQAESESIGFSDNRMAQQAVRFRGPAPAPAPAPAPTQTPVLRGPPPLLRPPPPPFGMMRGPPPRPPFARPPFDHNMPPMPPPGGMPPPMGPPHLQRPPFLPPPIGNMPPPPGMLFPPGMPPVPASGNPALNPTEEIWVENKTSEGKAYYYNARTRESSWSKPDGVKIIQQSELNPLLVGGGGGSGASAGVTVAASSSSVNTTASTAASPTQAPSTTPSSTLASSADSITTHSPSQNVTMAATVVADLTPVATVTSTVPVSPVTVVTVSTVPSPVTALPHSVAQPTAAIPAFPPVMVPPFRVPLPGMHIPLPGVAMMQIVGAPCVKAGPSANGMLPGMGPPLVSMMHPQLALSAAPASMAGSLQLPEWSEYKTADGKTYYYNNRTLESTWEKPQAVLEKEKEAEKAKERLAQAEAEAMEMEDEENKAEAANNDKETKEEEMTEEEKAAQKARPIATNPIPGTPWCVVWTGDDRVFFYNPTTRLSMWDRPEELVGRSDVDKHIQEPPHKRGLEDGKKTGINKEEPELSIATEESLDEEPSKAKKRKKEEIKEADTEKEAAMEAELRAARERAIVPLEARMTQFREMLLERGVSAFSTWDKELHKIVFDPRYLLLNPKERKQVFDQYVKTRAEEERKEKKNKLMQAKDEFRRMMEEAKLTPRTTFSEFAVKHGRDPRFKTIEKMKDREAIFIEFITAMRKREKEDSKSRGEKVKQDFFDLLSDQHIEGGQRWSKVKERLETDPRYKAVDSSALREELYKQFMEKQAKNVDIEKEREMERQARIEASLREREREVQKARSEQTKEIDREREQHKREEAIQHFKALMSDMVRSSDATWSDTRRNLRKDHRWESASLLEREEKEKLFNEHVEALAKKKKEHFRQLLDETSMITLTTTWKEVKKVIKEDPRCIKFSSSDRKRQREFEDYIKDKYITAKADFRTLLKETKFITYRSRKLIQESEQHFKDVEKILQNDKRYLVLECVPEERRKLIMYYIEDLDRRGPPPPPTASEPTRRSTK is encoded by the exons ATGGCGGACCAGGCGGAGAGCGAGTCTATCGGGTTCAGCGACAACAG AATGGCGCAGCAGGCAGTGCGGTTCCGCGGTCCTGCTCCTGCGCCTGCGCCAGCACCCGCACCCACCCAGACCCCAGTGTTGCGTGGCCCGCCGCCACTCCTTAGGCCACCGCCGCCTCCTTTTGGGATGATGAGGGGCCCCCCGCCACGTCCCCCGTTTGCACGTCCACCCTTCGACCACAACATGCCGCCCATGCCACCACCCGGAGGCATGCCACCGCCGATGGGACCTCCTCACCTACAG agacCTCcgttccttcctcctcccattGGTAACATGCCGCCTCCTCCGGGGATGCTGTTTCCTCCTGGAATGCCTCCCGTTCCTGCATCTGGAAACCCAGCACTCAACCCTACAGAAGAGATCTGGGTGGAGAACAAGACGTCGGAGGGAAAG gcATATTACTACAACGCCAGGACCAGAGAGTCCTCATGGAGTAAACCAGATGGTGTGAAGATCATCCAGCAGTCTGAGCTCAACCCTCTTCTTGTAGGGGGCGGTGGAGGTTCGGGTGCTAGTGCTGGGGTGACTGTAGCTGCCAGCTCAAGCAGCGTCAACACTACAGCCAGCACAGCAGCCTCGCCCACTCAGGCCCCGTCCACTACCCCCTCCAGTACACTCGCCTCCAGTGCAGACTCCATAACAACCCACTCCCCATCCCAGAATGTGACCATGGCAG ccacagttgTAGCAGACCTCACCCCTGTTGCCACAGTGACCTCAACTGTTCCTGTGTCCCCGGTCACCGTGGTGACTGTTTCCACGGTGCCATCGCCTGTCA CAGCCCTGCCTCACAGTGTGGCCCAGCCGACCGCAGCCATACCTGCCTTCCCCCCTGTCATGGTGCCACCTTTCAGGGTGCCTTTGCCAGGCATGCACATCCCTCTACCAG GTGTAGCAATGATGCAGATAGTAGGTGCACCCTGTGTAAAGGCAGGCCCCAGCGCCAACG GCATGCTTCCTGGTATGGGCCCGCCTTTAGTTTCCATGATGCACCCTCAGCTGGCGCTGTCTGCAGCTCCTGCCTCCATGGCTGGATCTCTGCAGCTCCCCGAGTGGTCCGAGTACAAAACAGCCGATGGGAAAACGTACTACTACAACAACCGGACGCTGGAGTCCACCTGGGAGAAACCGCAGGCTGTTCTGGAGAAAG aaaaagaagcagaaaaggcCAAGGAGCGCCTCGCCCAGGCCGAAGCTGAGGCgatggagatggaggatgaagaaaacaaagcagaagcCGCTAATAACGACAAGGAG ACTAAGGAAGAAGAGATGACGGAGGAGGAAAAGGCAGCTCAGAAAGCCCGGCCCATAGCCACAAACCCCATCCCCGGCACACCATG GTGTGTGGTTTGGACGGGTGACGATCGCGTGTTCTTCTACAACCCAACGACGCGGCTTTCCATGTGGGACCGGCCCGAGGAGCTGGTCGGTCGATCTGACGTCGACAAGCACATTCAGGAGCCGCCGCACAAGAGAGGTCTGGAGGACGGCAAGAAGACAG GCATCAATAAGGAGGAGCCAGAACTATCAATCGCTACTGAAGAGAGTCTGGACGAGGAGCCAAGCAAAGCCAAAAAGAGGAA GAAGGAGGAAATCAAAGAGGCCGACACGGAGAAGGAGGCAGCGATGGAGGCAGAGCTCAGAGCTGCCAGAGAAAGAGCGATAGTGCCTCTGGAGGCCAGGATGACGCAGTTCAGAGAAATGCTGCTGGAGAGAGGG GTGTCTGCGTTCTCAACGTGGGACAAGGAGCTTCATAAGATTGTGTTTGACCCACGTTACCTTCTCCTCAACCCAAAAGAACGGAAACAG GTGTTTGATCAGTATGTGAAGACGCGAgcggaggaggaaaggaaggagaagaagaacaagctgATGCAGGCCAAAGACGAGTTCAggaggatgatggaggaggcGAAGCTCACGCCCAG AACAACATTTAGTGAATTTGCCGTGAAGCACGGCCGAGATCCGCGGTTTAAGACGATCGAGAAGATGAAGGACAGGGAGGCTATTTTCATCGAATTCATCACTGCCatgaggaagagggagaaagaggactCCAAATCCAGAGGAGAGAAG GTGAAGCAAGACTTTTTCGACCTCCTGAGTGACCAGCACATCGAGGGAGGTCAGCGGTGGAGTAAAGTGAAGGAGAGGCTAGAGACGGATCCGCGGTACAAGGCCGTGGACAGCTCCGCACTCCGAGAAGAACTTTACAAACAGTTCATGGAAAAACAAGCCAAG AACGTGGACATCGAAAAGGAGCGAGAGATGGAGCGGCAGGCTCGTATCGAGGCCAGTCTCAGAGAGCGGGAGCGGGAGGTGCAGAAGGCCCGGTCTGAGCAGACCAAAGAGATCGACCGAGAGAGGGAGCAGCACAAGAGGGAGGAGGCCATCCAGCATTTCAAAGCTCTCATGTCCGATATG GTACGTTCTTCGGATGCAACGTGGTCAGACACACGTCGCAACCTGCGGAAGGACCATCGCTGGGAGTCGGCGTCGCTcctggagagggaggagaaggagaagctgtTTAATGAACACGTAGAAGCTCtggccaagaagaagaaggaacatTTCAGGCAGCTGCTGGATGAGACCAGCATG ATCACACTGACAACGACAtggaaggaggtgaagaaggtCATCAAGGAGGATCCTCGCTGTATTAAATTCTCCTCCAGTGACAGA aagagaCAGCGGGAGTTTGAAGACTACATCAAAGACAAGTACATCACAGCCAAGGCTGACTTCAGAACTCTGCTAAAGGAGACCAAGTTCATCACATACAG GTCCAGAAAGCTGATCCAGGAGTCAGAGCAGCATTTTAAGGACGTGGAGAAGATTCTTCAGAACGACAAGCGGTACCTCGTCCTGGAGTGTGTCCCCGAGGAGCGCAGGAAGCTCATCATGTACTACATCGAAGACCTGGACCGCCGCGGCCCGCCGCCTCCCCCCACCGCATCTGAGCCCACCCGACGCTCCACCAAGTGA
- the tcerg1b gene encoding transcription elongation regulator 1 isoform X3, giving the protein MADQAESESIGFSDNRMAQQAVRFRGPAPAPAPAPAPTQTPVLRGPPPLLRPPPPPFGMMRGPPPRPPFARPPFDHNMPPMPPPGGMPPPMGPPHLQRPPFLPPPIGNMPPPPGMLFPPGMPPVPASGNPALNPTEEIWVENKTSEGKAYYYNARTRESSWSKPDGVKIIQQSELNPLLVGGGGGSGASAGVTVAASSSSVNTTASTAASPTQAPSTTPSSTLASSADSITTHSPSQNVTMAATVVADLTPVATVTSTVPVSPVTVVTVSTVPSPVTAVQTVPLLPAALPHSVAQPTAAIPAFPPVMVPPFRVPLPGMHIPLPGMLPGMGPPLVSMMHPQLALSAAPASMAGSLQLPEWSEYKTADGKTYYYNNRTLESTWEKPQAVLEKEKEAEKAKERLAQAEAEAMEMEDEENKAEAANNDKETKEEEMTEEEKAAQKARPIATNPIPGTPWCVVWTGDDRVFFYNPTTRLSMWDRPEELVGRSDVDKHIQEPPHKRGLEDGKKTGINKEEPELSIATEESLDEEPSKAKKRKKEEIKEADTEKEAAMEAELRAARERAIVPLEARMTQFREMLLERGVSAFSTWDKELHKIVFDPRYLLLNPKERKQVFDQYVKTRAEEERKEKKNKLMQAKDEFRRMMEEAKLTPRTTFSEFAVKHGRDPRFKTIEKMKDREAIFIEFITAMRKREKEDSKSRGEKVKQDFFDLLSDQHIEGGQRWSKVKERLETDPRYKAVDSSALREELYKQFMEKQAKNVDIEKEREMERQARIEASLREREREVQKARSEQTKEIDREREQHKREEAIQHFKALMSDMVRSSDATWSDTRRNLRKDHRWESASLLEREEKEKLFNEHVEALAKKKKEHFRQLLDETSMITLTTTWKEVKKVIKEDPRCIKFSSSDRKRQREFEDYIKDKYITAKADFRTLLKETKFITYRSRKLIQESEQHFKDVEKILQNDKRYLVLECVPEERRKLIMYYIEDLDRRGPPPPPTASEPTRRSTK; this is encoded by the exons ATGGCGGACCAGGCGGAGAGCGAGTCTATCGGGTTCAGCGACAACAG AATGGCGCAGCAGGCAGTGCGGTTCCGCGGTCCTGCTCCTGCGCCTGCGCCAGCACCCGCACCCACCCAGACCCCAGTGTTGCGTGGCCCGCCGCCACTCCTTAGGCCACCGCCGCCTCCTTTTGGGATGATGAGGGGCCCCCCGCCACGTCCCCCGTTTGCACGTCCACCCTTCGACCACAACATGCCGCCCATGCCACCACCCGGAGGCATGCCACCGCCGATGGGACCTCCTCACCTACAG agacCTCcgttccttcctcctcccattGGTAACATGCCGCCTCCTCCGGGGATGCTGTTTCCTCCTGGAATGCCTCCCGTTCCTGCATCTGGAAACCCAGCACTCAACCCTACAGAAGAGATCTGGGTGGAGAACAAGACGTCGGAGGGAAAG gcATATTACTACAACGCCAGGACCAGAGAGTCCTCATGGAGTAAACCAGATGGTGTGAAGATCATCCAGCAGTCTGAGCTCAACCCTCTTCTTGTAGGGGGCGGTGGAGGTTCGGGTGCTAGTGCTGGGGTGACTGTAGCTGCCAGCTCAAGCAGCGTCAACACTACAGCCAGCACAGCAGCCTCGCCCACTCAGGCCCCGTCCACTACCCCCTCCAGTACACTCGCCTCCAGTGCAGACTCCATAACAACCCACTCCCCATCCCAGAATGTGACCATGGCAG ccacagttgTAGCAGACCTCACCCCTGTTGCCACAGTGACCTCAACTGTTCCTGTGTCCCCGGTCACCGTGGTGACTGTTTCCACGGTGCCATCGCCTGTCACAGCAGTGCAGACCGTGCCACTGTTGCCGGCAGCCCTGCCTCACAGTGTGGCCCAGCCGACCGCAGCCATACCTGCCTTCCCCCCTGTCATGGTGCCACCTTTCAGGGTGCCTTTGCCAGGCATGCACATCCCTCTACCAG GCATGCTTCCTGGTATGGGCCCGCCTTTAGTTTCCATGATGCACCCTCAGCTGGCGCTGTCTGCAGCTCCTGCCTCCATGGCTGGATCTCTGCAGCTCCCCGAGTGGTCCGAGTACAAAACAGCCGATGGGAAAACGTACTACTACAACAACCGGACGCTGGAGTCCACCTGGGAGAAACCGCAGGCTGTTCTGGAGAAAG aaaaagaagcagaaaaggcCAAGGAGCGCCTCGCCCAGGCCGAAGCTGAGGCgatggagatggaggatgaagaaaacaaagcagaagcCGCTAATAACGACAAGGAG ACTAAGGAAGAAGAGATGACGGAGGAGGAAAAGGCAGCTCAGAAAGCCCGGCCCATAGCCACAAACCCCATCCCCGGCACACCATG GTGTGTGGTTTGGACGGGTGACGATCGCGTGTTCTTCTACAACCCAACGACGCGGCTTTCCATGTGGGACCGGCCCGAGGAGCTGGTCGGTCGATCTGACGTCGACAAGCACATTCAGGAGCCGCCGCACAAGAGAGGTCTGGAGGACGGCAAGAAGACAG GCATCAATAAGGAGGAGCCAGAACTATCAATCGCTACTGAAGAGAGTCTGGACGAGGAGCCAAGCAAAGCCAAAAAGAGGAA GAAGGAGGAAATCAAAGAGGCCGACACGGAGAAGGAGGCAGCGATGGAGGCAGAGCTCAGAGCTGCCAGAGAAAGAGCGATAGTGCCTCTGGAGGCCAGGATGACGCAGTTCAGAGAAATGCTGCTGGAGAGAGGG GTGTCTGCGTTCTCAACGTGGGACAAGGAGCTTCATAAGATTGTGTTTGACCCACGTTACCTTCTCCTCAACCCAAAAGAACGGAAACAG GTGTTTGATCAGTATGTGAAGACGCGAgcggaggaggaaaggaaggagaagaagaacaagctgATGCAGGCCAAAGACGAGTTCAggaggatgatggaggaggcGAAGCTCACGCCCAG AACAACATTTAGTGAATTTGCCGTGAAGCACGGCCGAGATCCGCGGTTTAAGACGATCGAGAAGATGAAGGACAGGGAGGCTATTTTCATCGAATTCATCACTGCCatgaggaagagggagaaagaggactCCAAATCCAGAGGAGAGAAG GTGAAGCAAGACTTTTTCGACCTCCTGAGTGACCAGCACATCGAGGGAGGTCAGCGGTGGAGTAAAGTGAAGGAGAGGCTAGAGACGGATCCGCGGTACAAGGCCGTGGACAGCTCCGCACTCCGAGAAGAACTTTACAAACAGTTCATGGAAAAACAAGCCAAG AACGTGGACATCGAAAAGGAGCGAGAGATGGAGCGGCAGGCTCGTATCGAGGCCAGTCTCAGAGAGCGGGAGCGGGAGGTGCAGAAGGCCCGGTCTGAGCAGACCAAAGAGATCGACCGAGAGAGGGAGCAGCACAAGAGGGAGGAGGCCATCCAGCATTTCAAAGCTCTCATGTCCGATATG GTACGTTCTTCGGATGCAACGTGGTCAGACACACGTCGCAACCTGCGGAAGGACCATCGCTGGGAGTCGGCGTCGCTcctggagagggaggagaaggagaagctgtTTAATGAACACGTAGAAGCTCtggccaagaagaagaaggaacatTTCAGGCAGCTGCTGGATGAGACCAGCATG ATCACACTGACAACGACAtggaaggaggtgaagaaggtCATCAAGGAGGATCCTCGCTGTATTAAATTCTCCTCCAGTGACAGA aagagaCAGCGGGAGTTTGAAGACTACATCAAAGACAAGTACATCACAGCCAAGGCTGACTTCAGAACTCTGCTAAAGGAGACCAAGTTCATCACATACAG GTCCAGAAAGCTGATCCAGGAGTCAGAGCAGCATTTTAAGGACGTGGAGAAGATTCTTCAGAACGACAAGCGGTACCTCGTCCTGGAGTGTGTCCCCGAGGAGCGCAGGAAGCTCATCATGTACTACATCGAAGACCTGGACCGCCGCGGCCCGCCGCCTCCCCCCACCGCATCTGAGCCCACCCGACGCTCCACCAAGTGA